The genomic interval CCCCGACCTACATCGAGGTCGAGTTCAAGAACGGTGACGCGGTCGCCATCGACGGCAAGGCGCTGTCGCCGGCAGCCCTGCTGACCGAGTTGAACCGGCTGGGCGGCGAGAACGGCATTGGCCGCCTCGATCTGGTCGAGAACCGCTATGTCGGCATGAAGTCGCGCGGCGTCTACGAGACCCCGGGCGGCAGCATCCTGCTGGTGGCGCACCGCGCGATGGAGAGCATCACGCTCGACCGTGGCGCCGGCCACCTGAAGGACGAGCTGATGCCGCGTTACGCCGAGCTGATCTATTGCGGCTATTGGTGGAGCCCGGAGCGCCTGGCCATCCAGGCGCTGATCGACCAGACCCAGTCGCTGGTCAACGGCACGGTCCGCCTGAAGCTGTTCAAGGGCAACGTCACGGTCGTCGGCCGCAAGTCGCCGAACTCGCTGTACCGGATGGACTATGTGACCTTCGAGCAGGACAGCGTCTACAACCAGAAGGACGCGGAAGGCTTCATCAAGCTGAACGCACTCCGTCTGCGTCTGGGCGCGATGGCCAAGCAGAAGCTGGGCTGATCGATCGTCCGGACTTCCGGATGATGGTTCCAAACCCGCCGGCGGTTTTCCGCCGGCGGGTTTTTAATATCCAGCAGGCCTGCCGGGGAGCAATTCGTTGGTCGGCTCCCGAATAGGCAGGCACATAAGAAAAAATTTCTTTTAATTAGCGTTAAATTGCTTCTTTTGCCGAACCAGGGGCGGATCATCCCAACGTCTCTTTCCTGCATGCCGTTTCGGCTGGAGCACATCAAAGCTTATGAATGAAAATTGAACGTTTACTCATTATTTAACTTTTTAGCTCCCTAAGTGCGGCCTTGAGGATTTTTGCGCGAACATTTGTGCGCCAAATACATCATTAAGGGTCGTATCAATGGTTGAAACGCTGAATGGCCGTCGAGCCGTCGGTATCGTGGTTTCCGTTCTGGCCTTGCCGGCCGCACTCCTGGCCGGAAGCGGACCTGCGGCCCTGTCCAGCTGGGGCTTCTGGCTGGCGTTGGTTGTCGGGTTGGCAATTCTGACAGTCGGATTGCTGCTGGGCCGGGAAAAGGGGAACGCTCCGGCCGAGAGCGCCCTCTCTCCCGAAGATTCGATGAGCCTGATGGCGTTCGAGAAATCGGCCGACCCGATCCTGGTCGCGACCATGGAGGGGTTCTGCGCCTGCAACGAGGCTGCCGTACGCTTCCTGCGGGCGACGTCGCGGAACGACATCGTCGGCATGCAACCCTCCGCCCTGTCGCCGACGACGCAGCCGGACGGGCGCTCGTCGCAGGAGGCGGCGGTGCAATACATCACCAAGGCGGCCAGGGACGGCTTCGTCCGCTTCGACTGGCACCATCGCCGTCTGGACGGCAGCCTCGTTCCGGTGGAGGTGACGCTGGTGGCCTGCAAGCAGGGGAGCAAGGACTACGTCATCACCTATTGGAAGGATCTGACCGTCCTGCTGGAGGAACGCCAGCGCAGCCACATGCTGGCGGAGGAGGTGTCGGAGCTTGCCAACCGGTCGGCGACGATGGCCACCGACATGCAGACCATCGCGCATTCCCTGTCCGGCCTGTCGCAGGAGGGCGAGGAGAAGATGGAGCAGGCGACCGTCTCCGCCAATCAGGTGTCCGCCGACACGCAGGCCGTTGCCACCGCGACCGGGCAGCTCGCCGGCTCGATCAACGAGATCGCTCAGCGGATCAGCGAGGCGGCCGGCATCTCCAACAGGGCGGCGGATGAGACCGGGCGGGCCGACGCGATGGTCCAGGGGCTGGCGGAAAGCGCCAGCAAGATCGGGACGGTGGTCAAGCTGATCCAGGACATCGCCAGCCAGACCAACCTTCTGGCGCTGAACGCCACCATCGAGGCCGCCCGCGCCGGAGAGGCCGGCAAGGGCTTCGCCGTCGTCGCCGGCGAGGTCAAGAATCTGGCGAACCAGACCGCGAAGGCGACGGAGGACATCACGGGTCAGATATCCCTGGTTCAGGACCAGACCCGGCAAACGGTCGAGGCGATCAAGAACATCGGGCTGGTGATCACACAGGTTCGCGAGATTTCGTCCGCCATCGCCGCCGGCACCGAAGAGCAGGGGGCAACCACGCATGACATCGCCCAACGGGTGCGGTCGGTCGCGGACAGCACCCGGATGGTCGCCGCCCACATCGACGCTGTCGCCCATGCCGCGGCAAAGAGCGGCGAGATGTCCGCCGAGGTTCTGTCTTCCGCCAACAACCTGAGCGGGACCTTCGATCTGCTGAAGACCAAGGTCAAGGAGTTCGCAGCCGCCGACGCACGGTGAAATGCCGAGGTTGATAGAGGGGCCGGCTCCACCGCCCGCCAGCCGGGCGGTGGAGCGTCCAACCGCCTATTGCGCCGCCAGCAGGTCCCGGCGGATTTCCACCGCCCGGTCGGCCGCCTTGCCGACCACCTCCTGAAGCCGCTCGAATTCGGCGCTGTAGCTGCCGACGCCAAAGGTCAGAGACCGCAGCTCGACGATCAGATCCTGCATGTCGGCCTGTGGCATGCACGCCTTGACCTCGTCCCAGCCGGGCCAGCCCGGCCGCGCGTCGAAGCCCAGCAGCTGGCCGCGCCGGCCGCTGACCAGACGCTGCACCTTGGGCGTGAAGGCGCTGGGCACCGCGATGGTGACGGTCAGGATCGGCTCCAGCAGAACCGGCTCGCATGTCGGCAGCGCATCGGCCATCGCCTGCCGTGCCACCGTCTTGAAGGCCATGTCGGAGCTGTCGACGGCATGGAACTGACCGCCGGTCAGCGTCACCGCGAAATCCACCACCGGAAAACCCAGCGGCCCGCGCACCGAAGCCTCGCGGACGCCCGCCTCCACCGCCGGGATATACTGGCGCGGCACGGCGCCGCCGACCACCCCGTCCTCGAACTGGATGCCCGCCCCCCGCGGCAGCGGCCGGATCTCGACATGGATGTCGGCGAACTGGCCGTGGCCGCCGGTCTGGCGCTTGAAACGGGCATGGTGGCTGGTGCCCTTGCGGATCGTCTCCTTGTAGGGGACCTGGGGCGGCTGGCCCTTCACCGCGACGTTGAAACGGCTGCGCAGCCGGTCTATCGCCAGCTTCAGATGCACGTCGCCCTGGCCCCACAGCACCAGCTCGCCGGTCTCGGCCGACTGGTCGAGCGTCAGGGACGGATCCTCCTCCCGCAGCTTCTGCAATGCTGCGGACAGCTTCACCTCGTCATTGCGGTTCTCGGCACGGAGCGCCAGCCCGTGCACCGGCGGAGCGGCGGCCGGCCAGTCGGCGGGCGGGCCAAGGTTGGCCTTCTCGGTCAGCCGGTCGCCGGTCGCCGCCTTCTCCAGCCGGCCGAGCGCCACGAGGTCGCCGGCGACCGCCTGGGGCACCTTGGTCTGGTCGCGACCGAACAGCTGGAAGACGCCGGAAACCCGTTCACCGCCCAATATCATGCCGTCGGTGACGGTGCCACGCCAGATGCGGGCGAGGCTGAGCTTGCCGGCATGGGAGCCCATCATCGTCTTCACCACCTGGACCGCCGCCGTATCGGCGTGAAGGTCGATACGGGCCACGGTGGTGGCGACCTCAGGCCCCTCGTGCCGCAGGGCCTTCAGCAGGCGGCGGATGCCGTTGTCCTTCTCCGCCGACCCGAAGAAAACGGGGACGATCAGGTCGTCGGCCAATTCATGCGCCAGCGTCTCGTACAGCTCGGCGCTGTCGGGAGCCATGTCCTCCAGCAGCTTTTCCAGCAGGCCATCGTCGAAGTCGGCGGCCGATTCCAGCATGGCCTGCCGGGCCTCGGCCTCCCAGTCGCGGGCGCTATCGGGCAGGGCGACCAGATCGGAAGGCTTGTGAGGGTTGAAGCGCCAGGCACGCTCGCTGACCAGATCGACCAGCCCGGTGATCTGGCCGTTCTCGCGCAACGGCACCTCGCGCAGCACCAGCTTGCGGGCCGAGACCTCCTGATAGGCGGCGACGACGTCGCGCACCCTGATATCGCCCAGCGTGTCGATCTTGTTGATGAACAGCAGGTGCGGGATGCGGTGATCGTCCAGCACCTTGAACAGCGGGGCCAGCAGCACCGCCTTCTCGGGCGCTGCCTCCGCCACCACGATGGCGATGTCGGCGGCCATCAGCGCCGCCTGCGCCTCCCCCGTCAGTTCCACCGAACCGGGGCAGTCCAGGACCGACCAGCGTTCCCCAAGGTAATCGAAGGAGGCGACATTCAGCTCGGTGCTCATTGACCGGGCCTTCGCCTCCGGCGAACTGTCGCCCACGGCATTGCCGTCACGCACGCTGCCCTTGCGGGTGACGGCCCCGGCAGCGAACAGCAGGCTTTCCAGCAGTGTCGTCTTGCCGGCGAGATAGGGGCCGACCAGCGCCGCGCAGCGCGCCGTCCGGATTTGCGTATGCGGCATTCACACCTCCCGTCGAAGCTTCGGACTGTCGTGACCGGGGACGGAGCCTGGGCCGGAAATCGGGCCGCCGGCGCCGGCCGCCGGGGCGGCCCGTTCGCGTATGGCTCTCTCAGACTGGCACGTTAAAAACCTGGCACTTCCGGAATACCGGTGTCCGGACCGGGCGACGGGCGGCGGCGGACGGGCGCTGGAACAGCGCATCGGGTCCGGGGCCGGCGGAGCGCCCGCATCGGACTTTCAATGCTCCACCCGAACGACGCGGCTGTCGACGGAAAAAAGGGGCGGCAAACCGTCACGCGCAGGCTGCGGCAGTCGGCGATGCGTCGATAAGCCGCAGAGACGGCCGGATGGCCGATCCATCCCCGCTTGGTCCCCGTGCGGCCGCACGGGCTGCACGGATAATTCGTTCAAATGTAATATGATACCGCCTGAAGGCGCAGGGTGGGGTCATTCATTCGCAATATTGCTATGCTGCAATGCAGTATGATCGCGGCGAAATGCAGCGGACAAATGCATGAAACCTTCTGCTAGTAGCCTTACGGGAAAATGGCCGCACGTGAAGGCGATGACGGCCGGACAAAGCACTCTGGGGCGCCCGGCATCCGCCGGCCGCCCCGCATCCTTTGGGGAAAGAGCACATGCGCCTGTGGTTCCGTTTGCTGACGGCCGTCCTGATTGCCCTGGGGACTGCCGTTTCCGCCCCGCTGTCCACCCCCGCCGTCGCCCAGGAGGCCAAGCCGACGCAGGAGGACGCCAAGTCCATCACCCTGCAGGCTGCGGACCTGATCGCCGCCAAGGGCCTGGACGAAGCCGCAAAGGCCTTCAACGCCGACGGTCCGTTCAAGCACGGCGAGATCTACGTCAACGTCATCGACTTCACCGGCGTTTGGAAGGTCTATCCGCCACGCCCGGCCGGCGTCGGCCAGAGCGTCATCAACGTCAAGGATCCGGACGGCCGCTTCATCGTCCAGGACGTGCTGGCCGTCGCCAAGGACAAGGGCGAGGGCTGGGTCGAATATCGCTGGCTGAACCCCGCCAGCAACAAGATCGAACCGAAGATCACCTACGTGAAGCGCGTGCCCGGCCAGGAACTGGTCGCCTATGTCGGCATCTACAAGTGACGACGGCGGCGTAAGACGGTGATCGGCGGATAGAGCCGTTGGGGCGGAGCTGTTGGGGGTGAGCATGAGCGGCGGTGTCTTTGCGCGTCTGTCCGGTCTGCCTGTGGCAGGCCGTGTGTTCGCAGCACCCCTGATGGGGATTGTCCTGACGGTGGCGGCACTGGTGCTGGCCGACCGCCAGTCGGAACAGGCCCTGGGTGCCGTGAACGCCATCCACGGCGAAGCGGCGGAACGGCTGGGCCGCATCGACCGGCTGGTCGCCATCGCCTATGTCATCCACAGCGACGTGTCCCGCCATCTGGCATTGTCGGGCTCCGGCATCGAGGAGGCGAAGCTCCAGGCGATGCGCGACGCCATCGCCGCCAACCTGGGCAAGGCACGCACCGCCATCGCGGAATTGCGCGCCATGCCGTTGGCCGAAGCGGAGCGGGCGATGCTGGACGAGGTGTCGGTGCGGATCGGCGCCTATGCCAAGGCGGTCGACGAGATGAACCAGATGGCGGCGATCGACCGCCTGATCGGCATCCCGATGATGGCCCACACCGACGACCAGTTCGCTGCCCTGACCGCGAAGGTGATGGAGACGCAGGCGGCCATCGGCCGTTCCACCGCCGCCGCCACCCAGGCCACCCGCGATGCCGCCGCCTCGGCGCGCCGCGATTTCGCGCTGGTGATGGCCGGACTGCTGCTGGCGATGATGGCGGCAGGGCTGCTGCTCGCCCGCTCGATCACCCGGCCGCTGCAAAGGCTGTCGAGCAACACGGCCGATCTGGCCGCCGGAAAGCTCGACACGGTGGTCGAGGGCGGCTGGATGCGCAACGAGATCGGCGCAATGGCCCGCGCGCTGGAGGTGTTCCAGACGAACGCCCGTGAGGTGGAGCGGCTGACCGCCGACCAGCAGCGCCAGAAGGCGGAGGCCGAGGCGGAGAAGCGCCGCGCCATCCAGGAACTGGCCGACCTGTTCGAGGCCCGCGTGGCCGAAGTGGTGCAGTTGGTCGGCTCCGGCGCCCATCAGGTCCGCAGCAACGCCGCCGGCATGCTGGAACGGGCCAACAGCGCCAACCGGCAGGCCGCCACCGTCGCCGCCGCCAGCGCCCAGGCCGGCGCCAGCGTCCAGACCGCCGCCGCCGCGACGGAAGAGATGTCGGCCTCGATCGCCGAGATCGGCGATCAGGTCCGCCGGTCCTTCGACATGGTGCGCGGCGCCGTGCGGGCGGTGGAGGAGACCAACGCCCATGTCGTCGGCCTCTCCGACGCCGCCCACCGCATCGGCGAGATCGTCGGGCTGATCAACTCCATCGCCGCCCAGACCAACCTGCTGGCGCTCAACGCCACCATCGAGGCGGCCCGCGCCGGCGAGGCGGGCAAGGGCTTCGCCGTGGTGGCGAGCGAGGTGAAGAACCTCGCGACCCAGACCGCCAAGGCGACCGAGGAGATCGGCACCCAGATCGCCACCATGCAGGAGGTGACCGGGGCCGCCGTCACCGCGATCAAGGGGGTCGGCGAGACGGTGGTCGGCATCGACGAAATCGTCGGCTCCATCGCCGGCGCGATGGAACAGCAGGCCGCCGCCACCCAGGAGATCACCCGCAACGTGCAGGAGGCCGCCGCCGGCACCTCCGAGGTCTCGCAGACCATCGCCACAGTGTCGACCAGCGCCGGCGAGACCGGCACCGCCGCCGGCGAGGTGCTGCGCGCCGCGGAACTGCTGGACGGTCAGGCGGTGACGCTGAACCGCGAGGTGACCCACTTCATCGGCCGGCTGCGGGCGGGCTGAAGGGGGCGGGCTGACGGGGCATATGCCGGAGCCGCATCGCTCACCTGCGAAATCCGGCCGCGAAGTTTGGTCGCATCGTACTTGAAACGACCCGCCTGCGCCCAAGCTGTTGTGCCGGGACCGCGGGGCGCCGGCTGCTGACGGCGGCGCCAGTGCCGGGGTATGATGCTGGACCCAACAAGAAGGATCGAAGTATGAAGATCGACATCGGGATCTCGGACGCAGACCGCAAATCCATCGCCGAAGGGCTGAACAAGGTTCTGGCCGACACCTTCGCGCTCTACATCAAGACCCATTCGTTCCACTGGAACGTCACCGGTCCGATGTTCAACACGCTCCACACGATGTTCATGACCCAGTACACGGAGCTGTGGACCGCGCTGGACGAGATCGCCGAGCGCATCCGCGCTCTGGGTTATCCGGCGCCGGGCAGCTTCTCGCAGTTCGCGCAGTTGGCCTCCATCAAGGAAGAGGCGGGCGTGCCGAAGGCGAACGACATGATCCGCCAGCTGGTCGAAGGCCACGAGGCTGCCGCCCGCACCATCCGCAGCGTCTTCCCGCTGGCCGAGAAGGGCAGCGACGAGCCGACCGCCGACCTGCTGACCCAACGTCTGCAAATCCACGACAAGACCGCCTGGATGCTGCGCAGCATGCTGGAGTAGCCGCGGCGCCGCTCTCGCAGCGGTTCGGTCAAAGCGTCAGGGCCTCCCCGTCCGGCAGGATGGGGAGGCCCATTTCATGTGCAGCCCGCACCTCCCTTACGCCGCGGTCTTGGCGTGCTGGCGCACCGGCAGGTTGGGGATGGTCAGGGTGAAGATGGTGCCGCCGTCGCGCTCGATCTTCAGCGTGGCACCGGCTTGGTGCGACAGCGCCTGCACCAGATTGAGGCCCAGGCCGCTGCTGGCGCCGCCGCGCACAGGACGCTTGTGCTGGCTCGGCATGCCGGCGGGCAGACCGACGCCGTCGTCACGCACGACCAGCCGCATGCCGTTCTCCTCACGCTCCAGCAGCACGCGCACGGTGCCGGGATGGCCATGTGGAAAGGCGTGCAGCAGCGCGTTGGACACCAGTTCGCTGGTGGCGATTGCCAGGGGCGTGGCGCGGTCGGCATCGACGATCCAGTCCTGTGCCTCCAGTTCCAGCCGGGCGGCGGTCGGGTTGTCGGAGCGGACCAGCCCGTCGCACATCTGGCGCAGCGCGTCGGCGAAGTTGATGTGCGCCGGCTCGGTCGAGCGATGGAGAAGTTCGTGCAGCAGGCTCATGGTCTGGATGCGGCGCAGGCTTTCGTCGAAGCCACGACGCGCCCGCTCATCGATCCGGGCGGCTTGCAGGCGCAGCAGGCTGCAAATGACCTGAAGGTTGTTCTTCACCCGGTGCTGAACCTCCTTCAGCAGCACCTCCTTGTCGGTTACCGCGGCTTCCAGCTGGGCGTTGGCACGCTCCAACTGGGCAGTGCGCTGGTGGACATGCTCCTCCAGCGTGTCGTAGGCGTGTTGCAGGGCATCCTCGGCCTCACGCTCGCGCCGGGCACGCTGGATGGCGAGCGCGCCGATCACCGCGACGGTGGCGCAGGCCGCGGCGGCAAAGGCGGCATAGATCCACAGCCGCTCGCTCCAGCGCCGCAGCACGCTGCCGGTGGCGATGGTCACCATGGCCGACAGGCCGGTGTCGCCGACCGGGCGGGTCACGGTGATGTCGTCGGCATGGCTGCCGACCTCGTCCCCGGCAGTCCCACCTATGGTGCCGCCGCCCTCCGGCTCGCGCAGCAGCGGCGTGCCGTCCGGCTGAAGGATGGA from Azospirillum sp. TSH100 carries:
- a CDS encoding Dps family protein is translated as MKIDIGISDADRKSIAEGLNKVLADTFALYIKTHSFHWNVTGPMFNTLHTMFMTQYTELWTALDEIAERIRALGYPAPGSFSQFAQLASIKEEAGVPKANDMIRQLVEGHEAAARTIRSVFPLAEKGSDEPTADLLTQRLQIHDKTAWMLRSMLE
- a CDS encoding methyl-accepting chemotaxis protein; this encodes MVETLNGRRAVGIVVSVLALPAALLAGSGPAALSSWGFWLALVVGLAILTVGLLLGREKGNAPAESALSPEDSMSLMAFEKSADPILVATMEGFCACNEAAVRFLRATSRNDIVGMQPSALSPTTQPDGRSSQEAAVQYITKAARDGFVRFDWHHRRLDGSLVPVEVTLVACKQGSKDYVITYWKDLTVLLEERQRSHMLAEEVSELANRSATMATDMQTIAHSLSGLSQEGEEKMEQATVSANQVSADTQAVATATGQLAGSINEIAQRISEAAGISNRAADETGRADAMVQGLAESASKIGTVVKLIQDIASQTNLLALNATIEAARAGEAGKGFAVVAGEVKNLANQTAKATEDITGQISLVQDQTRQTVEAIKNIGLVITQVREISSAIAAGTEEQGATTHDIAQRVRSVADSTRMVAAHIDAVAHAAAKSGEMSAEVLSSANNLSGTFDLLKTKVKEFAAADAR
- a CDS encoding cache domain-containing protein; the protein is MRLWFRLLTAVLIALGTAVSAPLSTPAVAQEAKPTQEDAKSITLQAADLIAAKGLDEAAKAFNADGPFKHGEIYVNVIDFTGVWKVYPPRPAGVGQSVINVKDPDGRFIVQDVLAVAKDKGEGWVEYRWLNPASNKIEPKITYVKRVPGQELVAYVGIYK
- a CDS encoding elongation factor G gives rise to the protein MPHTQIRTARCAALVGPYLAGKTTLLESLLFAAGAVTRKGSVRDGNAVGDSSPEAKARSMSTELNVASFDYLGERWSVLDCPGSVELTGEAQAALMAADIAIVVAEAAPEKAVLLAPLFKVLDDHRIPHLLFINKIDTLGDIRVRDVVAAYQEVSARKLVLREVPLRENGQITGLVDLVSERAWRFNPHKPSDLVALPDSARDWEAEARQAMLESAADFDDGLLEKLLEDMAPDSAELYETLAHELADDLIVPVFFGSAEKDNGIRRLLKALRHEGPEVATTVARIDLHADTAAVQVVKTMMGSHAGKLSLARIWRGTVTDGMILGGERVSGVFQLFGRDQTKVPQAVAGDLVALGRLEKAATGDRLTEKANLGPPADWPAAAPPVHGLALRAENRNDEVKLSAALQKLREEDPSLTLDQSAETGELVLWGQGDVHLKLAIDRLRSRFNVAVKGQPPQVPYKETIRKGTSHHARFKRQTGGHGQFADIHVEIRPLPRGAGIQFEDGVVGGAVPRQYIPAVEAGVREASVRGPLGFPVVDFAVTLTGGQFHAVDSSDMAFKTVARQAMADALPTCEPVLLEPILTVTIAVPSAFTPKVQRLVSGRRGQLLGFDARPGWPGWDEVKACMPQADMQDLIVELRSLTFGVGSYSAEFERLQEVVGKAADRAVEIRRDLLAAQ
- a CDS encoding methyl-accepting chemotaxis protein, whose product is MFAAPLMGIVLTVAALVLADRQSEQALGAVNAIHGEAAERLGRIDRLVAIAYVIHSDVSRHLALSGSGIEEAKLQAMRDAIAANLGKARTAIAELRAMPLAEAERAMLDEVSVRIGAYAKAVDEMNQMAAIDRLIGIPMMAHTDDQFAALTAKVMETQAAIGRSTAAATQATRDAAASARRDFALVMAGLLLAMMAAGLLLARSITRPLQRLSSNTADLAAGKLDTVVEGGWMRNEIGAMARALEVFQTNAREVERLTADQQRQKAEAEAEKRRAIQELADLFEARVAEVVQLVGSGAHQVRSNAAGMLERANSANRQAATVAAASAQAGASVQTAAAATEEMSASIAEIGDQVRRSFDMVRGAVRAVEETNAHVVGLSDAAHRIGEIVGLINSIAAQTNLLALNATIEAARAGEAGKGFAVVASEVKNLATQTAKATEEIGTQIATMQEVTGAAVTAIKGVGETVVGIDEIVGSIAGAMEQQAAATQEITRNVQEAAAGTSEVSQTIATVSTSAGETGTAAGEVLRAAELLDGQAVTLNREVTHFIGRLRAG
- a CDS encoding sensor histidine kinase; translated protein: MVSDTMPLRALRSQSSPLYRLPGSALVLIACTAAVLLTIGLSAVFAWRDRNEAVQQATGVAGNIGLLAAEHAARLIESGDLLLTQTATLAGPPGTPLPDDAATRDRMGLLAASAPHVVGLEIRDAASALRLSTLPDALPGAALPALRPDGMTIGSGRMGGRMGGRAVVFLAQPLPGGSAGARPRGWATAGLDARAFRDVYRSLDVGYGHSISILQPDGTPLLREPEGGGTIGGTAGDEVGSHADDITVTRPVGDTGLSAMVTIATGSVLRRWSERLWIYAAFAAAACATVAVIGALAIQRARREREAEDALQHAYDTLEEHVHQRTAQLERANAQLEAAVTDKEVLLKEVQHRVKNNLQVICSLLRLQAARIDERARRGFDESLRRIQTMSLLHELLHRSTEPAHINFADALRQMCDGLVRSDNPTAARLELEAQDWIVDADRATPLAIATSELVSNALLHAFPHGHPGTVRVLLEREENGMRLVVRDDGVGLPAGMPSQHKRPVRGGASSGLGLNLVQALSHQAGATLKIERDGGTIFTLTIPNLPVRQHAKTAA